A window of the Methanomassiliicoccales archaeon genome harbors these coding sequences:
- the purB gene encoding adenylosuccinate lyase: MLLCPLDYRYGRKAMKSIFSEENRLRMQLLVEASLAKAHARVGNIPEDMAKIIVSCATLDCVKLDRVKAIELETKHDIMAMVRALAEACGDAGKYVHLGATSNDIIDTATALQMKEALGIIEKDLVELIEIFAKLAKKHRTTVMVGRTHGQFAVPTTFGFKVAGYLMEMMRHYERLTDIKKRVCVGKMSGAVGTGAALGSKFFEIQEDVMRDLGLEFEEAATQIVCRDRYAELICLMAQICTSCERYATEVRNLQRSEIQEVAEAFDVEKQIGSSTMAQKKNPVVSENICGLARIVRSFVVPSFENMILWHERDLTNSSAERFILPHVLVLTDDILAKTTDVFAHLIVRSDKMKENLEKSKGLIMAEAVMIELVRRGMGRQEAHALVRECSLEAEEKGVHLKKALLSRKEIRSLIDEKELDRVMAPENYLGKAPEIVDRVVKTAEQFLSKLV, from the coding sequence ATGTTGCTGTGCCCCCTTGACTACCGCTATGGGCGGAAGGCCATGAAGTCGATTTTCAGTGAGGAGAACAGGCTGAGAATGCAGCTTTTGGTCGAAGCCTCTTTGGCCAAAGCCCATGCTCGTGTCGGCAATATTCCAGAAGATATGGCTAAAATCATCGTTAGCTGCGCTACATTAGATTGCGTCAAATTAGACAGGGTAAAAGCAATTGAGTTGGAGACGAAGCACGATATTATGGCGATGGTCAGGGCGCTCGCAGAAGCCTGCGGTGACGCGGGAAAGTATGTCCACCTCGGTGCAACATCTAATGACATTATCGATACGGCGACCGCACTGCAAATGAAGGAAGCGCTTGGAATCATCGAAAAGGATCTCGTAGAGTTGATCGAGATTTTTGCCAAACTCGCAAAAAAACACAGGACGACAGTCATGGTCGGGAGGACGCACGGTCAGTTCGCCGTACCGACGACCTTCGGATTCAAAGTCGCCGGCTACTTGATGGAAATGATGAGACACTACGAGCGGCTTACTGACATTAAGAAGCGGGTATGCGTTGGCAAGATGTCTGGCGCTGTAGGAACTGGAGCAGCCCTGGGCTCTAAATTCTTTGAAATCCAGGAAGATGTCATGCGCGATCTTGGGCTCGAGTTTGAGGAAGCGGCGACTCAAATTGTGTGCAGGGATCGGTATGCTGAACTCATCTGTCTCATGGCTCAGATATGCACTTCCTGCGAGAGGTATGCGACCGAAGTGAGGAATCTCCAGCGTTCGGAGATACAGGAAGTAGCTGAGGCGTTCGATGTTGAAAAGCAAATAGGCAGCTCGACGATGGCGCAGAAGAAAAATCCAGTGGTGTCGGAGAATATCTGCGGCCTCGCAAGGATCGTGAGATCATTTGTTGTTCCATCGTTTGAAAACATGATCCTATGGCACGAGCGAGACTTGACAAATTCGAGCGCGGAGCGGTTCATCCTTCCGCACGTGCTTGTGCTCACCGATGATATACTGGCGAAGACCACAGATGTCTTTGCGCATCTGATAGTCAGATCGGATAAAATGAAAGAAAACTTGGAGAAATCGAAGGGACTCATCATGGCCGAAGCAGTCATGATCGAGCTGGTGCGTCGCGGTATGGGGCGGCAGGAGGCACACGCACTCGTGAGGGAATGCAGCCTTGAAGCTGAAGAAAAAGGTGTTCATCTGAAAAAGGCTTTGCTTTCTCGGAAGGAGATACGATCTCTTATTGATGAAAAGGAGCTAGATCGGGTGATGGCGCCTGAGAATTATTTGGGGAAAGCGCCCGAGATCGTGGACCGTGTAGTTAAGACGGCGGAACAATTCCTCAGCAAACTGGTATAG
- a CDS encoding signal recognition particle protein Srp54: MVLEGLGRSLRDALKKIANSSNVDSALVKDVNKDIQRALLQADVNVKLVLEITKEVERRALTEKPAPGMSSREHVIKIIYEELVKLLGESKTLPLADQVIMMVGLYGQGKTTTAGKIARYFHKKGLRVGLIAADVHRPAAYDQLKQIGEKIGVPVYGNPEEKNAVKIVKEGMRQFAGTNVIIIDTSGRHSLEDDLIREIKEVAAVAEPKEKILVLDAATGQQAGPQAKAFHDAVGITSVILTKLDGTAKGGGALSAVSQTKAPIVFIGTGEHLEDLEPFDPARFVSRLLGMGDIKALIETAKETMTEEQALETTKKIMSGRFTLKEMYEQIKMVNSMGPLKKLVSMLPGMPGLSDKVNIEESQHRLWKYRVIMDSMTEEELEDPKIIKSSRIMRIARGSGADPKDVRELLKQYNMSKKAVKGFLGNRKLRKQLLKQLQSSDLEVQE, encoded by the coding sequence ATGGTTCTGGAGGGACTTGGACGATCACTGAGAGACGCGCTTAAAAAAATTGCCAATTCGAGCAACGTTGACAGCGCGCTTGTGAAAGATGTGAACAAAGACATTCAGCGAGCGCTGTTGCAAGCTGATGTGAACGTCAAGCTCGTGCTTGAAATCACGAAAGAAGTGGAGCGGCGGGCGCTCACAGAAAAGCCGGCCCCCGGCATGAGCTCTAGAGAGCACGTCATCAAGATCATCTATGAAGAGCTTGTAAAGCTGCTTGGCGAGTCGAAAACGCTGCCGCTCGCCGATCAGGTTATTATGATGGTAGGCCTCTACGGCCAAGGAAAGACGACCACCGCGGGGAAGATTGCAAGGTATTTTCACAAGAAAGGGTTAAGAGTAGGTCTTATCGCTGCTGATGTCCACAGACCAGCCGCATACGACCAGTTGAAGCAGATTGGCGAGAAAATCGGCGTCCCCGTTTATGGAAATCCCGAAGAGAAGAATGCCGTGAAGATTGTAAAGGAAGGAATGAGGCAGTTTGCAGGAACGAACGTCATCATCATCGATACCTCAGGAAGGCACTCACTCGAAGACGACCTCATCAGAGAAATAAAGGAGGTTGCTGCGGTTGCAGAACCAAAGGAGAAAATTCTTGTGCTCGATGCCGCTACAGGCCAGCAAGCAGGTCCTCAGGCGAAAGCGTTTCACGATGCTGTCGGCATCACGAGCGTCATATTAACGAAGCTCGATGGCACAGCTAAAGGTGGCGGCGCACTCAGCGCGGTGTCGCAGACAAAAGCACCGATAGTTTTCATAGGAACTGGGGAGCATCTCGAAGATCTCGAGCCCTTCGATCCTGCGCGCTTTGTATCAAGGCTGCTTGGCATGGGCGATATCAAAGCGCTCATCGAAACGGCAAAGGAAACGATGACAGAAGAGCAGGCGCTCGAGACCACAAAGAAGATCATGAGCGGTCGCTTCACACTTAAAGAGATGTACGAACAGATCAAGATGGTGAACAGCATGGGTCCGCTGAAAAAGCTCGTTTCCATGCTTCCAGGTATGCCTGGTCTGTCTGATAAAGTGAACATTGAGGAATCGCAGCACAGGTTGTGGAAATACAGAGTCATCATGGACTCGATGACAGAGGAGGAGCTCGAAGATCCAAAGATCATCAAATCCTCAAGGATCATGAGGATTGCAAGAGGATCGGGCGCTGATCCAAAAGATGTGAGGGAGCTGCTGAAACAGTATAACATGTCAAAGAAAGCGGTAAAGGGATTTCTCGGTAATAGAAAGCTGAGAAAGCAGCTTCTGAAACAGCTGCAATCGAGCGATCTTGAGGTGCAGGAATGA
- a CDS encoding coiled-coil protein has translation MPSYPYIWLVECGFMTELLEELENKRQIANTEAERHRRLRDELNEKTKEWVEKRDQLNSKVKELVEEASKYREMRDSLNAQVKEAKENRDIWNKKVSELNEKVTKLKKENLPKNGPPISRLKRELKNLEFKQMTSVLTPEKERELIEMISQVQAQIREREKALEQNLEIKNAVKELKEAREKAEMYHKMVAELAEKAQEAHDKMIELYEQADKLRKEADEAQEKFIETKLKADEEHRKHIECIKQVHDYDKIITGLKQKARKARKKKEESSAMKMAEEIFERFKRGEKLSTEDIMALQKSGYL, from the coding sequence ATGCCGTCTTACCCGTACATTTGGTTGGTTGAGTGTGGCTTTATGACAGAACTCCTGGAGGAGCTCGAGAACAAACGGCAAATTGCGAATACTGAGGCAGAAAGGCATCGGCGGCTTCGTGACGAGCTTAATGAAAAGACGAAGGAGTGGGTAGAAAAAAGAGATCAGTTGAACTCAAAAGTAAAAGAGCTCGTCGAGGAGGCTTCGAAGTACAGGGAAATGCGCGATTCTCTGAACGCGCAGGTAAAAGAAGCAAAGGAGAACAGGGATATCTGGAATAAAAAAGTAAGCGAGCTCAATGAAAAGGTTACAAAACTCAAGAAAGAAAATTTGCCGAAAAATGGGCCACCTATTTCTAGGCTCAAGAGGGAGCTAAAAAACCTTGAATTTAAACAGATGACTTCCGTTCTCACGCCTGAAAAGGAGAGAGAGCTCATCGAAATGATCTCCCAAGTCCAGGCGCAAATCAGAGAAAGAGAAAAGGCGCTTGAGCAAAATTTGGAGATTAAGAACGCCGTCAAGGAATTGAAGGAAGCAAGGGAAAAGGCAGAAATGTATCACAAAATGGTTGCAGAATTGGCGGAGAAGGCTCAAGAGGCCCACGATAAGATGATAGAACTCTATGAGCAGGCGGACAAGCTGCGCAAAGAGGCGGACGAGGCGCAAGAGAAATTCATCGAAACCAAGCTAAAGGCGGACGAAGAACACAGAAAGCACATCGAATGCATTAAGCAGGTTCACGATTACGATAAGATCATCACGGGATTGAAGCAGAAAGCGAGAAAAGCACGCAAGAAGAAAGAGGAGTCTTCTGCGATGAAGATGGCCGAAGAAATTTTCGAGCGCTTCAAGAGGGGAGAAAAATTGAGCACGGAGGACATCATGGCCCTTCAGAAATCAGGATACCTCTAA
- a CDS encoding winged helix-turn-helix domain-containing protein, giving the protein MLNKKCFIFTVIFVSGYSIKMRAEGSNIDLLKTSQLLTDEYAIKILVATARISRSAQEISEKFGIPIAACYRRIRDLQNVGLLECTERKLTQSGKRVGFYKSTLKNAYLFYENGKFRVKFQVRSEGGNRYGDEWHDIEFRSLDDGDCEDLEK; this is encoded by the coding sequence ATGCTGAATAAAAAATGTTTTATCTTCACGGTCATATTTGTTTCAGGATACTCGATCAAAATGCGTGCGGAGGGGAGCAACATAGACCTTCTGAAAACCTCGCAGCTACTGACAGATGAATATGCGATAAAAATTCTCGTAGCAACAGCGAGGATTTCGAGGTCAGCGCAGGAAATTTCAGAAAAATTTGGGATTCCCATCGCCGCCTGTTACCGCAGAATTAGAGACCTGCAAAACGTTGGACTTCTTGAGTGCACGGAGAGAAAGCTCACGCAGTCCGGGAAGAGAGTAGGTTTTTACAAGTCGACCCTCAAGAATGCCTATCTCTTTTATGAGAATGGCAAATTCCGCGTGAAATTCCAAGTGAGATCAGAAGGCGGAAACAGGTATGGTGATGAATGGCACGACATCGAATTCAGATCGCTCGATGATGGTGATTGCGAGGACCTTGAAAAATGA
- the trmY gene encoding tRNA (pseudouridine(54)-N(1))-methyltransferase TrmY: MRRFVVIGHRATTSGNFKLDDLTGGTGRLDVLLRCINSAFFLSHNLRKDVEVYLILLGPPSPPKTLRFVGSELKYLNPDERSTGALVRNALLQKITMEERCSPGIYASNRSYIDVLTLISKDSEIVYLKEDGDDIRACSLPENVSFVLSDDQDLTAEEEELLMNYSPRKVSVGPVSYHADHCITIVNNELDRRLLS; the protein is encoded by the coding sequence ATGAGAAGATTCGTTGTCATCGGCCACAGGGCCACGACCTCAGGCAATTTTAAGCTCGACGATCTCACGGGAGGCACGGGGCGTCTAGATGTGCTTCTGCGCTGCATTAATTCAGCATTTTTCTTATCCCACAACCTTAGAAAGGACGTGGAGGTCTATCTCATTCTCCTCGGACCTCCTAGCCCGCCGAAGACTTTGAGATTTGTTGGATCTGAGCTTAAGTACCTCAATCCAGACGAAAGGAGTACTGGAGCCCTCGTAAGGAACGCCTTGCTGCAGAAGATAACGATGGAAGAGCGCTGCTCTCCAGGGATTTATGCGTCAAACCGATCTTACATTGATGTTCTTACGCTTATTTCAAAGGACAGCGAGATAGTATACCTCAAAGAGGACGGCGACGATATTAGAGCTTGCAGTTTGCCAGAAAATGTGAGCTTCGTATTGAGTGATGATCAGGATCTGACTGCGGAGGAAGAGGAGCTGCTCATGAATTATTCGCCGAGAAAAGTAAGCGTAGGCCCTGTCAGCTACCACGCAGATCACTGCATAACCATCGTCAATAACGAGCTCGACAGGCGCTTACTTTCTTAG
- a CDS encoding DUF2116 family Zn-ribbon domain-containing protein → MVVEKIPQHKHCHQCGKAFIGKGDYCSTECTKEGEELLKKKKRQLLVLYVVTFIILIVALLVMAMP, encoded by the coding sequence ATGGTCGTCGAAAAAATTCCACAGCACAAGCACTGCCATCAGTGCGGTAAGGCGTTTATTGGCAAGGGTGATTACTGTTCGACCGAATGCACGAAAGAAGGGGAAGAGCTTCTCAAGAAGAAGAAAAGGCAGCTTCTCGTCTTATATGTTGTTACCTTTATTATTCTAATTGTCGCTCTCCTTGTAATGGCGATGCCATAA
- the gvpD gene encoding gas vesicle protein GvpD P-loop domain-containing protein, translating to MIVDTKSRGIPREILDFLRAEGGHSLIIKGEAGTGKTTMALQIVEELMEEQANYYLSSRVSDDALYRQFPWLRERTRRDSILRASRTFLKKTHVPVAEKEECRKDATLRAAMELLKVLSRSESVPTVVRSELQKLEGQIESGEIAEEGETGSAEFVDGSIILDLGTLLPELELAYDLAESNLPRRTLVIIDSIDGLSEKYGIQSNRIVNTLQKDLVDHSGTNVIYVLESAGKTQIDYLGDGVVILKSEERKGRRLRYLVIEKLRGSSIVRWRYLFTLADGRLKAFGETEIIRPESIRKHLPVEDPNEKRVSAGSSDIDRVIGGLPRGGLVLMEIGPDVPPDFIRVVDLLLVFDFLLKKRGVVWYPLQSVDCTALERQMRWGVPSDAISGCLRILTLAGDERCSFVSTIEGNDAANDFRWDSITYGLSAALNPFVALLGCDALEAQYGNDVMRQMHSFIERMRRHNNIVIAEATDKSASLSALAHQSQVHVQFENIDGTIVFSGIKPHTPYFAIEFEESERVPILRLLPII from the coding sequence TTGATTGTAGACACAAAATCAAGAGGGATTCCAAGGGAAATCCTTGATTTCCTAAGAGCAGAGGGAGGTCATTCCCTCATCATTAAAGGAGAGGCGGGAACAGGAAAGACTACGATGGCACTTCAAATTGTCGAGGAACTTATGGAAGAGCAGGCCAATTATTATCTGTCATCGAGGGTCTCTGATGATGCCCTTTACCGCCAATTTCCTTGGCTGAGAGAAAGGACGAGAAGGGACAGCATTCTTAGGGCGAGCAGGACATTCCTGAAGAAAACGCATGTCCCGGTCGCAGAAAAGGAAGAATGTAGGAAAGATGCGACGCTGAGAGCCGCGATGGAACTTCTTAAAGTTCTTTCGCGCTCCGAATCAGTTCCGACGGTTGTGCGATCAGAACTTCAAAAACTCGAAGGTCAAATCGAATCTGGGGAGATCGCGGAAGAAGGTGAGACGGGCAGCGCTGAGTTCGTGGACGGGTCGATCATACTTGACCTTGGTACGTTGCTTCCTGAGCTTGAACTCGCTTACGATCTTGCAGAATCCAATCTTCCAAGGAGAACACTCGTGATCATCGATAGCATTGACGGCCTCTCAGAAAAGTATGGAATCCAGTCGAACAGGATCGTTAACACGCTTCAGAAGGACCTTGTAGATCACTCAGGAACCAATGTCATTTACGTCCTCGAAAGCGCTGGGAAAACCCAGATCGACTATCTGGGCGATGGCGTTGTCATACTTAAGAGTGAGGAAAGAAAGGGAAGAAGGCTAAGGTATCTAGTTATTGAAAAGTTGAGGGGCTCGAGCATAGTGAGATGGCGCTACCTCTTTACGCTCGCAGACGGGCGCTTGAAGGCATTCGGAGAGACCGAGATCATCAGACCGGAAAGCATCAGGAAGCATCTACCAGTTGAGGATCCCAATGAGAAGAGAGTATCAGCAGGAAGTAGCGATATAGACAGAGTCATTGGGGGTCTGCCTCGAGGCGGGCTCGTACTGATGGAAATTGGCCCAGATGTGCCACCGGATTTCATTAGGGTTGTTGACCTGCTTCTCGTATTCGATTTTCTTTTAAAGAAGAGAGGCGTCGTGTGGTACCCCCTGCAATCAGTTGATTGCACAGCACTTGAACGGCAAATGCGATGGGGTGTTCCTTCGGATGCTATTTCGGGATGCTTGAGGATCCTCACACTGGCGGGGGATGAGAGATGTTCCTTCGTGAGTACAATCGAGGGGAATGACGCGGCCAACGATTTCAGGTGGGACTCCATTACTTACGGTCTTTCAGCCGCACTCAATCCCTTTGTCGCTTTGCTCGGTTGTGATGCGTTGGAGGCGCAGTATGGGAACGATGTGATGCGCCAGATGCACTCATTTATCGAGAGAATGAGGCGCCACAACAACATTGTGATTGCAGAGGCTACCGATAAGTCGGCATCACTTTCTGCCTTGGCGCATCAATCCCAGGTGCACGTCCAATTCGAGAACATTGATGGCACAATCGTATTCTCTGGCATCAAGCCGCACACACCTTATTTTGCGATCGAATTCGAAGAATCCGAGAGAGTTCCGATTCTTAGACTTCTGCCGATCATTTGA